The segment ATGAACGAAAAAACGACCCCATTAATTCCTGCGTCTCAAAACCAGACAGCTAAAACTCAATCACAATCACTAGAACCACCCAAAAAAGCAGATAAGCTTTCAGATGAAAGAAACAAGACTTTATTTAGAGTCAAGATTGGCGGGAAAAGTACTCCTACCCCGGCAAGTAACACCACTTATAGTACTCAGGCTAATCCCCTTCAGCTTGCAGACAAATCTTTTACTACAAGTGGCTTGTTCTCCGTTAATCCCTTGTCCCCGGATAAATCTCAATTTGGTTTTTCAGATAGTACTTTTAAAGATACTGGTTTTGCTCAGGCAATTTCTAGCGATCTTACTAAAGTCACCAAAGAGAATCATTCCGAACAATTTCTTGCCCAATCCCAACCGAACGAACCGGACACACCGCGAATTCTCATATTTGATTCTTTGAAAGGGGAGATTTTAGGCGAACCATGCTTGATTCTTTCCAGTCACCAACACGCTACGGTGAAATTTGTTATTCACGATCCCGACGATAAGTTTCGTTTGCAAATTGAAAAATTGGACAATATCGAAATTGAATTGGGGTTTGTTGAAGGCTATCGCAAGAATAAGTTTGTTGGGCAAGTTTTTACAGTCGGTAGGAAGTTTCCCGATGGGACTATAGTAGAAGCCATCGATCCTAGTTACTCTTTGCAACAAACGGGATCGGACGCGATCGCTGCTGAAACAGTTGTTACTCCTTTACCTGCACAACCAGTAACTGCTACTCCAAAAACTAATCCCCTATCTGCACAGCCAGTCGCCGCTGCCACAAAACCTGCTGCTGTTGCTCCATTGGCATCAAAAGATAAAAGCAAAAATCAATCTTTGGCGGCAACCTTTGCCAAAGAGTCGGATAAATTGAAATTTGAAAGCTCTGGGGTAAATTTACAAAAACAGGGTGATGTGCAATTCCAGCAAACTCAAATGGCCGCAGCAGAAACAGATGCTGCCTTGCGGGGTAATGTTTTAGTTGCTTCTGGGAATACCCTGACTTCGGTTGCACCTGGGGCTGGGAAGCCAACAGGTGTTATTTTGGACTATAAAGGCAATCGCTCTGTTTTCATTGGAAATCCAATTGTTTACAAACGGACAAATTTGCATTTACAGTCGGGGTTTGGGGCGATAACTGTTCAAGGCTGGGATGTGAATAACAAGCAGGTTATTGGAGCAACAGTGGTTAGTCCTGGCGAGGTCAAACAACATCCCACAGGAATCATTGAAGCTCCAGAGTGGGGTTCGGTCAAACTTGGCGATCCCATCTTTCCGGGTTGTCCTTATACTTGGGCAGACGCAACGAAAAATGGCTCTAGGGTGCCCAAGAATAAAGAAATCATGGCCAGTATTGTGACGATCGCTAAAATCATCACACAGCTAACGAAAGAAAGCGGTCAGAAAAAATGGACAATTACAAGTTGGTTTCGCTTACAGGCAATTAAAGCCAAAAACAGCCAACACCTTTATGGTAGGGCAGTCGATTTTCACTTCGGTGGCTCTGAATACAGCAAGCTGACGGCGAAGCTGAGGGCTACTTGGCCTGGAGGGGTAGCGAAGGGGGATGGATTCACGCATATTGATTGCCGCCACTTATATGGTGGTGGTCAAGCTAGGTGGACTTATTGAGTTGGAAATCGCGCCAAATTTTATTCCCACCGCCATTCAAAGGGTTTTCCTTAGATTCTTTCGATACAGCTTTTAAGAAATCTTCCTTAGTAAGGAATGGTTTCCCGCCATTTTTCAGGGCAACCAATTGCTTGTCATCGACGCCAAACTGTTTTTTAATTTCGTCATCTGTAACCCCTTCTTTGGTGATCAAAGCATTGACATCGGCGAGTACGCCGCTCTCGTGCTTGGAAAAACTGCTCCAGAGAACAACTCCTGTAATTCCCAAGTTGTTGTAGGAGGCATCTCGGAGAAAATCCTCTTTGGTTTTGTATGGTTGGGAATTCTTAAGTTTGCGAATTACTGTTTCTGGAGTGTTGCTTGCTAAATTAAATATAGTCTTAATCTCTTCGTCATTTTTAGCTAAAGCGATCGCGTTATTGATGCCAGCGAGTAAAGCAGCATTGCTCCCTTGGACATCCGTTACCTTCGGAGCGCCCAACCTTCTTAGGCTTATGCCACATTTACCGATCGCGTTAACTCTTTGAATTGCTGTTGTACTATTTTTGGTACTGAAAATCGGGCTAGAGCTATCAAGTTTTTGTTCTTGAATGGCAGTTAATATGCTTTGATAATCGCCAGATATTTGCTCGAATAGGCTCTCGGTTTTCGTCAGAGGTTTACCTTCCGGTGATTCGTAAGATATTGTTTGTGATTCGGTAAATTCTGCGGGTAAAGATGAAGCGTCACCACTGATAATCGCTGATTTCAAGGTCTGTTTATTTTGCCCAACTCCTTCTTCTTTGATTGCCAGTCTTTCAGCTAAATCATTCTTCAGCTTTTCTTGAATTTCTATCCTGCCTAATATTTCTTTGGAGATGCTACCAGCCAAAGCTAAATTTATAAATGTGTCGGATGGTAAATTGGCGATCGCTGTGGGATCTCCTAGTCTATTTTCCTCAAAGATAGATCCAATTGCAGCATTGCTTTCTGGCGACAAGCATGGCGCTAATTGCGTTTTTGCGTTATTTATTATGCCTCTTTTTTGTCGTTCGGCACGAGTTGTTTGCTGTTTGTAATCGCCTAAAGGGGTAGAGGCAAGCGGCGGAGCTAATTGGTGCTTTGTTCCGGCTCCAGCATCAAGCTCGAAAACTAGATCGACTGTACCATGCCGCATCCCTTTTTTGTTGGGGAGTGGGGTATCGTATTTAAAGTTAAAAGAAGTGCAGATTAAAGGGTCAATTAGGGTACTGCCAAAGGCAAATTGTAACTTTGGGGGAGTTGCAGAATTATCGGTTATTTCATGTAGATGCGCTGTGTTTTCCACCAACTGCTGAATATCTTCATTCAACGACCAGAATTCCAAGGTCAAATTAAATGTGCGTGGAGAAATGGACACAAAGTTATGTCCAACTCGAATCGATTGATTTTTCCCTTTTTCCCACTCTGCACTTTGGGATGTAGCTAATTCTTTGATATTAAATCCAACTTCCAATAACTGATCCTTGTAAGCTCCAGTGAGAAAACGTATTTGCAAAGGACTGTAATCTCTACTCCAGGGTTCACGCTCTTGCTTTGTCAGAGTGGATTTTTGATATTCTAGATCGGGTTTTTTGGCTGTAGTAACGCTATTAGCTGTCCTCGGATCGGTGGGGTAAGTGTATGCGACAGGTAAAGCTGTCGCTTTACTAGTAGGTGTCAAAGGATTTGTAACCATATAAACACAAAAAAATGACGGATATATATTAATATATATCCGTCATTTTACTAGCACAATTGCCAAAGCTGTTGTTTACTATATTTTTGACAACAAGTTGCTTTTGCTGTACTAAAAGCTTCCATCGACCAGCTTTGATATTGGCTGACAGATGTCAATGCTGTTTGCCAATTGGCAGAATTATTAATTGTAATAATTCTCTGTGGTGTAGGGCTTTCTTCATAAATTGCAAAGTGCAATTTTTCCATTTCTACCAATTTTACAAATGGAGAAGGCAGTTCGATTGAATAGTGATTAATCCAGGTTTCGTAAAGATAATCTGAATCACCAATTGAGTATAGAACTATGACCAAGGCGACAGGCTCCGTTAAAAATCTCGGAGCAATAGTAATAGCTTTGATGTGAATCAAGGGTATCAAAGTATTAGCTTCGCCAGGAAACACTTTTAAGAGAAATATGGGATACGTTTCACCTGTGTCAGATGAAGTACCCCACTCCCATGCTGCTGTACCAACATCGGATTCTAAAAGCAGATTGACTGTGGTTAGCTTTGTGTCATCCATAGTTTTATCCTTTTTGAAGTGTAATGCGATCGCTAGGCACGAAATCCTAGCGATCTTTTGTTATCTTTGCAGGAATTTATCTACTGCTTGAGCCAAAGGAACCACGAATTGATCAATTTCTTCTTTGCTCAGTTCAAACTCTACCGAGGTTGGTGCTTCTGCTTTTTCTTCTGAAGATTTCTGATCGGCATTATCAGCATTTTCCTCTGATTTAGAAGTTTCTTCACTCATTTTTACTTCCTCGTTGATGGTTGATGATTTTATGAATCAATTGATTCTTGTTGTTGTGAGGAGAAATTTGTATCTGTTCTCCCCCCGAACTATTTAATTGAGTAATTAAGTTTCTTAACTGTTCAATTGTTTGCTCTCTAAGAAGAGAAAGAGTATACTCCTCTGCTTCTAGAGATGGATTGCTTTCTTCGATGAGATATGTAGCTGTAGATGATATAGCTACACCTTTTTCCTGAAAGCTTTTTAGAAAACTTTTTGCAAAGATTAGAGCAAAAAATGCAAGCATAACCCCAGTTATCGCAACTATAGTAGTTGGCAATAAAAGTATGATTATCCTCGCAAATACGGGAATCATTACGGCTATTGCTATCCAGAAGATGAAAGCGATACTCGCTATCAGCAAAACAGTCAAAAATCTAATATTGACCTTAATTGCAGTAAAAACGTAAGGCTGCGACATGATCGCAGATTTAGCTTTTTCTGAACAAAGTATTTCCACAATAGCTAACACTATTGTTTCTAGAATATTGTGCATGTCTTGCATCTTGTTACTCCATTTCCTCCATATATATATTGTAATATATTTTCTACAAATCTACGTGTTTCTATTGACACTATACGTATATAATGTTACATTATATATAGTATCAGTTATAAAACCATGATCGTTAAATATATGTTTTTGACCGCAACTATCGGCGAGATAGTTGCAACTGCATTTTTGTCCTTTGGCGACTTATCACACGTCAAGACGGAGCCAATTGCAGACATGGGAATTTCCCTTATTTGTCAGTATGCGGTCGCATTTGTTTTAGTTAAATGCGGTAAAGATAAATACAGCAGCTTAATTATCGGCGATATTGCAAGCAATATCTTGTTAGCTGTATTGATACGGTTTTAATAATTTTGGAGGTTTGTACCTCCATTTTTTTTGGGAAAATTAATTATGCGTTCTAAATCTCAAATTCTCAGAAGTTACGAGTATGTTTTTCAATGTTCAAGCATTGCTTACAAAGATATTGTAGGTGTGGCAAGGCACATGCAAGGAATATACAAATATGAAGACGAAGATTTGTCTGAGAATCAAAACTTTATTGAAAAGTACCGCTATCGAGAATCGTATTTTCCAATTAGTAAAGACATAGATGAGTCCGATTTTTTACTTGCTAAATTTAAAAACAAGATTTTTTCTCAGCAAGGGAACTTGCGGAAAACTTTCTACAATTGCAATATTAAAGACAAAGCTAGTTTAATATTTTATGCAAACAAAATTGATTTTTTAGGATTTATCAAAGTTCTTTTTTACTTCCCAACAAAAAAGGAAGATTTACAAAAATTATCGGTTTATCCTGTATTCCGATTTAGTGGACAACGGGGTATGGTTACTTTCCAGGAAAGTTCTTTGTACCGTGGTAAGAAATACATCCAAACACTAGATTACAGAAAGTACACTCCTCAAGAAGTGGTTTGCAAGGGTTGTCAATACTACTGTGGACAAAGCTTTTACGGGGTTCTTTTCAATTGTGCCCCTCATCCGAGTGGCCCAAATGGCTATCAATTTTGCCATAATTATACGAATAACAGCTAAACCTTGAAGCCCATTACTAAATTAATTTAGTAATGGGCTTTTTGTTGGCAAGAAGTATTGGTAATTGAAAACTAAGCAGTGTACAAAGCAGCGTTGGCTGTTATCTTCACCCGATCAATTTTCCCTGTGTAGAAATATTCTTCTCCTATGTAGGATCTGAAGCTAAGAAAATCTGTTTTTTAGAATCTTCACTGGAAACATAGTAGTACATATTTGCTACTAGGTTTGAGGTGTTTGGTATATATTCAGGGGTAAAAAGTGATATTGTTCGGGTATCCAATGGCAAGGGAACTTCGCCTTGAGTAGCAAATGCAGCAGGAATGCTGGGTTGGAGGAAACTTCCATTGGCAAATAATTTGGCTTCGCCGATTACTCCTCTTGTTAATATCCCTGCATCTCCAGTTAGGTTCGATTCTGGAATAAATATTCTGGCATCAGCGCTATTTGCAGAAATAACTCCAGGACTGCCTACTGAAACATCCTGATATGAATTGGGATTGGTAAGTGTAAGAACAATCCCGCCAACAGCGCCATAAGCACTTCTAATCAAGTCTTTGCCATCGCTTGTTCGATAGTCAATGATCACGCAAGCAGGGTTATTAGGAATTTGCCAATTTTCTGGTGTTCCCATGTCCCAAACAAAGGTATAGCCAGCTTGAGTCTTGGGAGTAGTAATGCAGACAAGCTTTATTTGGTTGGATGAATTCTTGTATTTAATGATTTGGGTAAAAACTCCAGAATCATTAGAATCAAAGTAAGAATTATAATCATCTATGCTGGCCAGCATAGACTCTATACCTGGCATAGCTAACCATTCTGGATCGGTGACATAGGTAAGATACTCGATAGCATTTAAGCTATTTTGAGAAAAATGAGTCTGCTCTAAAACTTGTTGGGTAGCGATATTGATTTTATAGTAATCAAAAGTGGGTTTTCTAAGAGAGACTTCTGGTGTATTGGGCAAAGAGTCCTGTCCAATGAATACATGGAATACATCGTCTATCTCTGTTGAGCCAATTATGGAATTATAGGAAATGACTGGTCGATTGTAGCTTGTATCCCAAGGTAAGACATTTATTCCTAGACTAGCAATACTTGACTCAGTAATAGGATCGGGTGGGACTTCGGAATAGGATAAACAACTCAAGGAATCTAAATTGGTCGAAGTACCTACAATCCGTCCAAAACCAACGCCTAATAAATTCATCTCTGAAGTTGGTGTCGGTGGGGGTGTTGAATTTGGATCTGGATCTGATGATAGAGTTTGCTCTAAAACCAGATAAGTTAAAGTAAATTCTAAATCAGCAACGCTGGCATTAGAAAGATTGCTTATGGTAGCATAAACCCAATTTGTATCTTGCAAAGAATAGCCAATCTTTGCTGGAGATATATAAACGAGATTACTTCCAGTAGAAGTAATTTGCTCAGAAATTAATCCATGATTTCCACTTGGTAAAGTTCCAATTGCCCTGTTTAAATCGCTTTGCTGAGAAGCTGCATTAACATACAAGCGCAAACGAATAGAAGTATCGCATTCAAGAGATAATAGCGCAAAAGTTTTAGCAATCTCTAAAGCTATGCCATAGTTTTGATTTGCTGCGATAGAGCTATCAATAACAAAGTTTTTGTTAACTCTAGAAATAGCCTGAGTAGGGGTCGGGCTAAGAGTTGGATCTATTCCTAAAGAATAAACCTCAACTCTGCCGCTAATTAGGTTATTTTCTGTTCTGATATCGATAGTATTTTCAGTGCAGGAGACTTCAACTGCATCTGTGATATTAAGATCCTCATGGTTATAAACCAGAAAAAGAGGATTAATACCAAAGTTATGAGTAAACTGCCAATGATTGCTAGGAGTTGTTTGTTCAAAAGTCAAAGTTCTGAGGATCGACAGGTCGATAGGGGTAACAAGTCCCTGCTCACCAACTCCTAAAATTTTCCCTGTCTCAAATCTAGGAAATAAAACGTCACCGACAAACTTTTTCCGAGAATAATCTTCTGGCATACGCCACCTACTAAAGTTCCAAAAAACAATGTTTTCTAAGATGGCGAATGCCTTGTATTCAATTTTTGGGTTGTGAATTCAACAATGATATCATTGCGTTTCTTAAGTTGTCCACGCAATATTATGACGATAAATTCTATTCAACCCACATTCCGCAGGTTAGTTAGCAAAGCAGATAATATTTTCGACAGGGGGCACCAAAAAAGTTGAGAATCCAGTGTCTTTCGGAAGTCAAATTAGTAATTTGCTTGCTTTGGGCAACAGTAACTAAGTGAATCGACATAAAACATTGAAAGACCCAGCGTAGAGTCGGAGCAGCAGTAGGTTTACCCAACTGATCATCGATAGTCTTTTTAGCTCTATTGAGTGCTTGACGCAATGCCCTTTGACCCAAACTATAAACAAGCAAACACAAGCCCATAATCATGGCTAATGCGGCAACCCGTTTGGGTGAGTTGAGGAAGACACTGGAAGTAAAGAATAGCGGGTCTTTGAGAAAGCGAAAACCGCGTTCGGTAGATTGCTGTGCCTTATACTCAATTAACACATGATCATCACTTAACTTAGAAGCATCAAGAACATTGGTTGCTAGGAGGAACCTACCGGCTCTTTGGACTTCAACATCTATAGCAGTTTGTTTGGGTGCAAGTGTTGCACAAAGTTGATAGTGCTTTTCTATAACAGCATTCTTTCGCGGTCTACCACGTCCCTTGTGCTGCAAAATTTCAACTACTTTGATATCAACTAGCTGATGTAAAGGCAACTTACAATTCATGCGTTCAGCAGCAAGTTGGGCATCTTTTTCACAAGCAAACTGCTGTTGAGATAACTGTTTAAGTTCGGTTTGGGCTTTAGTCAACTGCTTAGATAAACGTTTTTCTAGCTGCTTGAGGTCAGCTTGTTTACGGACTTGACTTTCAACTACTATCCAACGTTGTAGTATGTCGGCATAAAAGTTACAACATGAAGCGATACGGTATCCCGGTAATGAACTGGAAACAAATGCATTTTCATGAATGTTATCTAACAACTGTTTAGCAGCAGTCAAAGTGATTGGTACTCTCGATACCCAACGTAACTGCTTCATTTGTTGCAAGTTCTCTTCTGTGTACAGTGCCGCATCAGCTACAAACAAAGCATCAAGGAGCCATTGCCGTTTGAAGTCCGCGATTAATTTGGCAAACATGGCTGAGTCTGATTCATTCCCATCTGCGACTCTTAAATATAGCGGTATGTCTCCATCTCCACTACACATCAAGTCGAGAATAAATTGCTTTAAGTCTGGGCGGTGATCTCTCGAATAACCATAAGTTATGTGGATTGTTCCAGGTTCTGCTTCCTCCTCTCCAGTTTGGAGTGTGTAATCACCATCGACGTGAAACGAACTTGAATCCAGGTGTAAACTGTCCATTTTTACACCAAATTTACGAGCCGCAGATAGTGCCACCGTTACAAATACTTCTGTTAGCCCTTTGGAGTAGAGTTTGTCCAACACTCTACCTAGACGGTCATCGTTTAAGTGTTCTGGATGTATCCCCTCTCCCAGGAGGTGTTCTGTAGCTTTGCCAATAAAAAATTTTTCAAACAGATATAATGGGGCGCTGACAAACCCTAATCCGTTGAGAATCATTGCTTTTACCACTTGACCTGCACTAATTATTTCTTGCGGATGGCTTCCTAGTAGCCGATTGATTTGCTCTACTAGTTCCATTTCGTCACATATGCCTGCGACTATCCCACAGTGGTCAATATCCTGTACTCTTATATCTAATGGTGATGCTGTCATGCTTCTAAAATGCAGCATTTAGGTCATTTTTAAAAATACAGCATTTACGATCGCACCTGCGGAATGTGGGTTCAAAACTATGTTCCTTGCAAAGAAAGAATGTTGTACTAGCTAAAGAATTTAAGTCGTTGATTGCCATTGAACGCGATCGCGATAATTTCATTACCATCTTGTAAATAAAAGTAGAGACTAGATACTACTATCTAGTCTCTACTTTTGTTTGAGATTGATGAGACTTAAGCTTGCCGCTGGTCAAAAATTGCAGAGTTCTCTGGGAAGTTTATTCCTCCGTCAGGTAAAGTAATTACAAAATTTGTTATTTCAGCAGATTGTGAAACAGTAAGGTCTATCGTATCAGTTAATCCTAGTATTTGCACTAGTCCAACTACATCGGAATTTTCAACTAAATTCAAAGTAAATGCCATGTAATTTCCAGATGGATTAGCCGTACCATCCTGGTTAAAATACATTGCTCCCACAGTCGTGGTTTGTTTCTCGTAAACCCTATGATACGTCACAGTATTTGCATCCGTTGGAATGATTACCTGCCTTTCAAGTAATTCACTATAGTCCACGTATGGATACATTTCTTCCGGCACCAAGTAATTCTCTACGATAAATGGTGTGGGTACAAGGTCAGCTTCCTCATAGGAATCAAAAATTAGATTTCCATTAATGGTAGTTTGTAAGGTGTAATCGGAAGTAACCTTATACGACAGTGATGCAGTAGGAAGTGCAGTACCTCTAGGGAACAGCTTTAGCACAAGTAAATTTAATTTATTTCCTCTTGCTCTTGTCATGACCATATTCAGCTCACTGTTGGGTTGAGCCAATAGGTAAGTTGCTTTAAATTCAAGCTCACTATTTCTACTTATTATTGCGGCTTTTCCACCTTCTGCGGTAGTCACAAGTGTAGTAGACGTGCCACCTTCAAATCCATAAGTTACTTGCCCACTTCCACCGAAATTAGCATAGGCTTCTGAGTAGAAGCCTGTTGTTGTCGGGGTAGGAGTTGGAGTTGGTGTCGGGGTAGGAGTTGGAGTTGGGGTAGGTGTTGGAGTAGGAGTTGGTGTTGGTGTTGGATTAGGATCTAACGAAAGAATCCATTCCAGTACCAAATAATTCAATGTCAAGTTTAATCCATTGATATTAGCGTTAGAGAGGTTAGTAACGGTAGCGTAAATCCAGTTTGTATTTGCTAACGAGTATCCTATTTCCCCTGGAGATGTGTATATTTCTTCTTGGTTGGAAATGATTTTTTCAAAAATCAATCCATGATTTCCGCTCGGCAGGACTCCAATTGCCCTATTCAAGTCACTCTGGCGAGAGTCTGCGTTAACGTACAAACGCAAGCGAATCGGCGTATCACATTCAAGAGACAGCAGTGTAAAGCTTTTAGCAATTTCTAAAACTGTTGTGTAGTTTTGATTTGCTGCAATAGAGCTATCAATAACAAAGTCTTTGCTAACCCTAGAAATAGTCTGAACAGGAGTCGGACTAAGAGTTGGTTCAACTCCTAAAGAATAAACCTCTACCCTACCGACAATTAGATTGTCTTCTGTTCTAATATCGATGGTGTTTTCGGTGCAAGAAACCTCAACTGCGTCGGTAATATTCACATTGTTATTGTCATAGACAACAAACAACGGTTCAATGCCAAAGTTGTGAGTAAATTGCCAATGATTACTAGGAATTGTTTGATCAAAAACCAAGGTTCTGAGAATAGGTAAATCCACAGGGCTAACTAGCCCTTGCTCACCAACTCCTAGAATTTTGCCTGTTTCAAACTTCGGAAACAGAACATCACCAAGAAACTTTTTTCGAGAATAATCTTCTGGCATACGCCACCTACTAAAGATCCAAAAAAAACAATAATTTCTGAGATGGCGAATGCCTTGTATTCAATTTTTAAGTCGTAAATCGCTCCATGATATCATCGCATTTCTGAAGTTGTCCATGCGATATTTCTCGGAATAAATCCCTATTCAATAGTATGGTTTGTTATAATTAATACAAGACCCTACGGAGAACAAATGCTATGCTAGTTAAAGAATTTAAGTCCTTGATCGCTATCGAATGCGATCGCGACGATTCTAATAACAATCCAGTTTTGTTGGAATTAAAACCCAATAAGACAATGTGGATTACATATTCCTATTTAAATATTTTGTCCAAAAGACAAATATCCTGCGATTTAGAAGGGGAGTGGACTTTTGCCACTACTCTAGATAAATTAAAGGAATTAATGGGTAAAGCTAAAGGTACGAATGAAATTTCCTTTGCAATTGAAAAAGATGTTTTGCTGATCAAGATATCAAAAGATGGCAAAGGCAATGAAATGCCTTTAGCTTCATGGGGAGCCAAGCCAGAATTTAATTTAGACGAATTCGATGGCGATGACCAACTTTTGGTCATTAGTCTTGATAGTTGGAAAGAAATGTGGCTGGCTGGACAAGTGGTTGTCATCCACAACAGCGTCAGCACCAAAAAAAGCAAGCAAGATGTGATGTCAAGTCATGTCAGACTTGATGTCTCTGACAAATCTGGCTTTGTGACAGGGTATTCTCCCGGCATAATTTGCCATCGGCAATTTATGTGTGAGGAAACTCTTTCTAAAAACAGAACTTTTTTAGTTCCCATCAGCCTCGTGGCGATGGTGACTACACTCAAGTTCTCGCCACCTGCTGTAATTAAATTGAGGATGAGTGCAGACTTCAAAACACTGCTTACTAAAATCAATGATAATTACTACTTGACCGACATACCGTCAGTCGAAGATTATCCTATCCTTGATGGGATAGTTAGAGAGAAGCAGGATTCACAGTTTACTGTAACAATAAACAACAAAAATAGGCTTGTAGAAGCCTTACAAACCGCGCATGACGCAGGAATTAAGAATGCCACGTTGATATTTGACAACGGTCATGTCACCGTTGAATCGGGGAATTCAAAAGTTCCCAGCGTCAGCGTTCCGGCTAGTGCCGAGAAAAACTTTACCTCCACGGTAAAGTTAAGCGTAACTTTGCTTTTAGATGCCCTAAAAGCAATAAATGTAGCGAAGATCCTGCTTTTATTTCCGATAACAGCAGGAAAAGCGCTCATTATCGAAACCCTAACAGGTATCGTTTATGTGATCCTAGCGATCGCAAAAGTGGTAACGCACATATTAGATTCAGCACCAATTGCTGATAAACCCGAACCTCGTACTGAAGAGGTTGAAACGGGAAAAACCCTTGATAACAAGAGTTTTGTCGTTGAAGCGGTGGAAGAGAACCCTCTGCCTCCCTTAGACGGAAAAACACCAGATGAAAGGCTAGCTCAAGCCGAAATGCATTTGGTGGAGATCAGGGAAACAATTGAGGCTTTTAAGAAAAGCACAATTACCCCTGAAATCCTCCAACAGCTTGGAGACTTAGAGATGCAACTAGAAGAGGCTCTAGGGGAGAGCCAAAGAGTAATCAGGGGAAACACACTTTTAGTATCGTCTGGACAAGAGTATTCTCTAGACGATTTAGATAAAGTTTCTTTGAGAATGTATTGGTTGGGGGGGAGAACCCTCAACATAATTTGGCACAAAGAAACAACTTGGAAGTTGGAAATAAGAATTATCAATCCTCTTCCTTCTACTGAAACACAGAAAACTGTTACACATTCCTAAAAGCAAAAGTTAACTTTTGCTTGGGATTATAATTTTTAAATCCCTATAAGAAGCCCGCTGTTTATTGCAAACATCGGGCTTTTTGTTGTTTATTTACTCGCGAGAAAGAAAAAATTATACGCGATCGCTAATTACATTAATTAAGAAAAAGGTGCATTGGGAATAATTGATAAATCTTTAGCGAGATTTAAAGTGAATATAAATTGGTCAATATATCCTTTGAAATTAGTTCCTGGGGCATAGTAAGCATTTTGCCCAATTTTTATTCTTCCTGATGCTCCCCAGCCTCCAGAAGTAAATTCACCAAGTTTAGAACCTTCAAACCAAAGTTCTGTTTTGTTTTCATATTTTTTGATTCCTAGATAGTACCAACTTCCTGGAGATATTGTTACTGGAGCTGCAATCACATTAACAGCATTGTAATACATTCCAAAAGTCGTTCCATTGAAGGAAGCTTGGATGTAATTCCCATTAGTATTATCTGGGCGCATTTCCAAGATGACATTACCTGGAGTAATGTCAGGATTAAAAAACATTTCAATCGTACAAGCCTTTCTCCCAACGTTGAACAATGCTGATTCGTAATTTAGTGCTGAATTACCATCCAAG is part of the Nostoc sp. C052 genome and harbors:
- a CDS encoding D-Ala-D-Ala carboxypeptidase family metallohydrolase, producing MNEKTTPLIPASQNQTAKTQSQSLEPPKKADKLSDERNKTLFRVKIGGKSTPTPASNTTYSTQANPLQLADKSFTTSGLFSVNPLSPDKSQFGFSDSTFKDTGFAQAISSDLTKVTKENHSEQFLAQSQPNEPDTPRILIFDSLKGEILGEPCLILSSHQHATVKFVIHDPDDKFRLQIEKLDNIEIELGFVEGYRKNKFVGQVFTVGRKFPDGTIVEAIDPSYSLQQTGSDAIAAETVVTPLPAQPVTATPKTNPLSAQPVAAATKPAAVAPLASKDKSKNQSLAATFAKESDKLKFESSGVNLQKQGDVQFQQTQMAAAETDAALRGNVLVASGNTLTSVAPGAGKPTGVILDYKGNRSVFIGNPIVYKRTNLHLQSGFGAITVQGWDVNNKQVIGATVVSPGEVKQHPTGIIEAPEWGSVKLGDPIFPGCPYTWADATKNGSRVPKNKEIMASIVTIAKIITQLTKESGQKKWTITSWFRLQAIKAKNSQHLYGRAVDFHFGGSEYSKLTAKLRATWPGGVAKGDGFTHIDCRHLYGGGQARWTY
- a CDS encoding IS1634 family transposase — its product is MTASPLDIRVQDIDHCGIVAGICDEMELVEQINRLLGSHPQEIISAGQVVKAMILNGLGFVSAPLYLFEKFFIGKATEHLLGEGIHPEHLNDDRLGRVLDKLYSKGLTEVFVTVALSAARKFGVKMDSLHLDSSSFHVDGDYTLQTGEEEAEPGTIHITYGYSRDHRPDLKQFILDLMCSGDGDIPLYLRVADGNESDSAMFAKLIADFKRQWLLDALFVADAALYTEENLQQMKQLRWVSRVPITLTAAKQLLDNIHENAFVSSSLPGYRIASCCNFYADILQRWIVVESQVRKQADLKQLEKRLSKQLTKAQTELKQLSQQQFACEKDAQLAAERMNCKLPLHQLVDIKVVEILQHKGRGRPRKNAVIEKHYQLCATLAPKQTAIDVEVQRAGRFLLATNVLDASKLSDDHVLIEYKAQQSTERGFRFLKDPLFFTSSVFLNSPKRVAALAMIMGLCLLVYSLGQRALRQALNRAKKTIDDQLGKPTAAPTLRWVFQCFMSIHLVTVAQSKQITNLTSERHWILNFFGAPCRKYYLLC